One Qiania dongpingensis genomic window carries:
- a CDS encoding extracellular solute-binding protein: MRRIQKKKAWIRAAAAGMAVMLLGLSGCGTAPKESKQSKDSPVAITVWHYYNGVQQAAFDNLVEEFNRTVGQEKGIHVEGHSQGDVNQLETNVLAALNKEVGSGDAPNIFSSYADTAYAVQKMGCLADISKYMGEDEFDSYVDSYIEEGRIGSGEELYIFPVAKSSEVFMLNKEDWEKFAKATGADMSQLSTIEGVTKTAEDYYNWTDSLTPDVPNDGHAFYGRDAMANYFIVGSMQLGTEIFQVKDGKVTYNVDRDVMKKIWDNYYVPFIKGYFSAYGRFRSDDVKIGEIISFTGSITSATYFPDTVELENGETYPIGYVVMPAPQFEGGEPYAVQQGAGMVVTKSDEAKEKASVEFLKWFTEEQNSYDFGCSSGYMPVKKDAYDKDKLDDTIREHNIDVSDKTYDSLIIGFDTVTENKMYTNKAFDGGSAARKVLEYNLSDKAAADREQVKAELEAGKTLEEAAAPFITEEAFDAWYESLKAGLDAAAEEPAQ; the protein is encoded by the coding sequence ATGAGAAGGATACAAAAGAAAAAGGCGTGGATACGGGCTGCGGCGGCAGGGATGGCAGTGATGCTTCTGGGGCTCTCGGGCTGCGGAACGGCTCCGAAGGAAAGTAAGCAGAGCAAAGACAGCCCTGTGGCGATCACCGTATGGCATTATTACAACGGGGTGCAGCAGGCGGCATTTGATAATCTGGTGGAAGAATTCAACCGCACAGTCGGACAGGAAAAAGGAATCCATGTGGAAGGGCACAGCCAGGGAGATGTGAACCAGCTGGAGACTAACGTGCTGGCAGCGCTTAATAAAGAGGTCGGAAGCGGCGACGCTCCCAACATTTTTTCATCTTATGCGGATACGGCTTATGCCGTCCAAAAGATGGGCTGCCTGGCGGATATTTCAAAATATATGGGTGAGGATGAGTTTGACAGCTATGTGGACTCTTACATAGAGGAAGGGCGGATTGGCTCCGGGGAAGAGCTTTATATCTTTCCCGTGGCGAAATCCAGTGAAGTATTTATGTTGAACAAGGAGGATTGGGAGAAGTTCGCAAAAGCTACCGGAGCGGATATGTCTCAGCTCTCGACCATCGAGGGCGTGACCAAAACGGCGGAGGATTATTACAACTGGACGGACAGCCTGACGCCGGATGTGCCCAATGACGGACATGCTTTTTATGGAAGAGACGCTATGGCGAATTATTTCATTGTAGGTTCCATGCAGCTGGGAACGGAGATTTTCCAGGTGAAGGATGGCAAGGTGACTTATAATGTAGACCGGGATGTAATGAAAAAGATCTGGGATAATTATTATGTTCCCTTTATAAAGGGATATTTCAGTGCTTACGGACGGTTCCGTTCGGACGATGTAAAGATTGGGGAGATCATTTCCTTTACCGGATCCATCACGTCTGCCACCTATTTCCCCGATACGGTGGAGCTGGAAAATGGAGAAACCTATCCAATCGGCTATGTCGTGATGCCGGCGCCTCAGTTTGAGGGCGGAGAGCCGTATGCGGTGCAGCAGGGTGCGGGCATGGTAGTGACGAAATCAGACGAGGCCAAGGAAAAGGCCTCTGTGGAATTTCTGAAATGGTTTACCGAGGAACAGAACAGCTATGATTTTGGCTGCAGCAGCGGTTATATGCCGGTCAAGAAGGATGCCTATGATAAAGATAAGCTGGACGATACGATCCGTGAGCATAATATTGATGTATCGGACAAAACATATGATTCACTGATAATCGGCTTTGATACTGTAACTGAAAATAAGATGTATACCAATAAGGCATTTGATGGCGGAAGCGCCGCAAGAAAGGTATTGGAATACAATCTGTCGGATAAAGCCGCCGCGGACAGGGAACAAGTGAAAGCGGAGCTGGAAGCGGGAAAGACGCTGGAAGAAGCGGCGGCTCCATTTATTACGGAGGAAGCCTTTGACGCCTGGTATGAGTCACTGAAGGCGGGACTTGACGCTGCGGCGGAGGAACCGGCGCAGTGA
- a CDS encoding ATP-binding protein, protein MKKRTIYRLFIIPLLVILLVQAVVSLGTVIFGGTTSLLDQYLVSIQDRTVENRQILLENNMIQQWSNVSEEVETIENGLGEILNNRDVSISEFLNSSEMKEELLHKMLSSCLYMLRKNSVTGTFIILANGRDGLSAQECQGVYFHDADPMTNPGDYSDVLMKRGSSRFSHELNVPLDSYWTTDFAFGAAGEKEADSFYYEPLMEAEENPQLGYKNLCYWSRPFYLEGDWKNGGSEVITYSVPLIHKDGTVYGIMGIDISTKYLQDLMPYSELNQYSSYLLAERTEDGSYIPLVSTGTIVSLGDEKPESISLEETKYDGLYAIESDDEKLYASVREMHLYNTNAPFSERVWVLAGVMEESGLFGIGSAVLRNLSMAILLSLVFGFVGTVLIVGFVTKPIRSLAECIRGSSEHQLKSFKESNIVEVDELYEVVSDLTEKQREAEFRLMEEKERYLIALKSSTDLLFSYDIRQDTIDVSNFAMDEKSGQAEFHLENLKERLNSGWIYREDLEKFLQILENPEESVFLVFRGRFFEQDVDYEWMELNGKVISDSNGEKTKIIGSLKNIHEQKVRELMRLESARRDRVTGLYERSVGEDIIRLEFEKGKTGCLVLLDFDHFRELNERYGMVFGNAVLEETGRQILLMKKEVQKRNELEQKRITALRMGGDEILIWFSEIRPETAQVFLKELISRIDEIYDGRRFPLSFSAGISRRKDGEEFKDCLYEAGRALAAVKAGVRKGMAVFEELSADEIKAERREINEIAALPYSDARNMVSHVFTFFDKGGDISNILPVLFVKLGRFYGASDIVLTLVDMDFCTSYVKYQWHDVQGDRQGTGVRRFSRQEFEVLTGFFSDGSREFGGENALSRDECRFFGLVSGKNGICVPMYDSGNYIGAIAYVCRENQPLWAEKDRSDLQEITKIIETNINRERYDMASRAKSDFLSRMSHEIRTPMNAIIGMTDIARHEVKKPERLEECLDKIDRSSQFLLSLINDILDMSKIESGKMKLDIRTFDMEELAESVAGLIEPQAEAKRIQFVRRVSLTHKWLMGDPLHLSQVLVNLLGNAVKFTPEGGTVTLTVEQEEVRGNSTGIRFSVKDTGIGIERENFKRIFNAFEQAGDDTTKEYGGTGLGLAISSSLIRMMGGNISLNSRPGEGSNFYFKICLKTGQEETKNPEKENTDNVSCEGKRLLLVEDNELNMEIAKVLLEMNGFLVETAENGKIAVERFAGHDEDYYDAILMDIRMPVMDGLEAARVIRRMDRPDAGTVPIIAMTANAFDEDMKKSIESGMNGHLAKPIDIEELIRTLKKVMK, encoded by the coding sequence ATGAAAAAACGTACAATTTACAGGCTGTTTATCATACCGCTTCTTGTAATCCTGCTGGTACAGGCGGTGGTCTCCCTCGGAACGGTAATCTTCGGGGGTACGACTTCCCTTCTGGACCAGTATCTGGTGAGCATCCAGGATAGGACAGTGGAGAACAGACAGATCTTGCTGGAGAATAATATGATCCAGCAGTGGTCCAATGTGAGCGAAGAAGTGGAAACGATTGAAAACGGACTTGGAGAGATCCTAAACAACAGGGATGTGTCCATTTCTGAGTTTCTAAACAGCAGTGAAATGAAGGAAGAGCTTTTGCACAAAATGCTTTCCTCCTGCCTTTATATGCTGCGAAAAAATTCTGTGACTGGTACTTTCATTATCCTGGCCAATGGGCGGGACGGTTTGAGCGCCCAGGAATGCCAGGGTGTTTATTTTCACGACGCGGACCCCATGACAAATCCCGGAGATTATTCGGATGTACTGATGAAACGGGGAAGTTCACGTTTCTCCCATGAATTAAATGTGCCGCTTGACAGCTACTGGACTACGGATTTTGCTTTTGGAGCGGCCGGAGAAAAAGAGGCGGATAGTTTTTATTATGAACCGCTCATGGAGGCGGAGGAAAATCCTCAGCTGGGATATAAAAATCTCTGTTATTGGAGCCGCCCATTTTATTTGGAGGGAGACTGGAAGAACGGCGGATCTGAGGTCATCACTTATTCTGTACCGCTGATTCATAAGGACGGCACTGTGTACGGCATCATGGGAATTGATATTTCCACCAAATATTTACAGGATCTGATGCCATATTCAGAACTGAACCAGTACAGCAGCTACCTGCTGGCGGAACGGACAGAGGATGGCTCTTATATTCCACTGGTTTCCACCGGGACGATCGTATCCCTCGGAGATGAAAAGCCGGAGAGCATCAGCCTGGAGGAGACGAAATATGACGGACTGTATGCGATTGAGTCAGACGATGAAAAGTTGTATGCTTCTGTGCGGGAAATGCACCTTTACAATACCAATGCTCCGTTTTCAGAGAGAGTATGGGTCCTGGCCGGCGTCATGGAAGAATCCGGACTGTTCGGGATCGGAAGCGCCGTACTTAGGAACCTGTCCATGGCGATTCTTCTTTCTCTGGTGTTCGGGTTTGTGGGCACAGTCCTCATTGTGGGATTTGTGACAAAGCCCATCCGGAGTCTGGCGGAATGTATCCGGGGAAGCTCTGAGCACCAGCTGAAGAGCTTTAAAGAGAGCAATATCGTCGAGGTAGATGAATTGTATGAGGTGGTCTCTGACCTGACAGAAAAACAGAGAGAAGCAGAATTCCGTCTGATGGAGGAAAAGGAACGGTATCTGATCGCTTTAAAGAGCAGCACGGATCTTTTGTTTTCCTATGATATCCGTCAGGACACCATAGACGTATCGAATTTTGCCATGGATGAAAAAAGCGGACAGGCCGAATTCCACCTGGAAAACTTGAAGGAGAGGCTGAACAGCGGCTGGATATACAGAGAGGATCTGGAGAAATTCCTGCAGATATTGGAAAATCCTGAGGAGTCGGTATTTCTGGTGTTCCGGGGCCGGTTCTTTGAACAGGATGTGGACTATGAGTGGATGGAGTTAAACGGCAAGGTCATCAGTGACTCAAATGGAGAAAAGACAAAGATTATTGGCAGCCTGAAGAACATCCATGAACAGAAGGTGCGTGAGCTGATGCGCCTGGAATCTGCCCGCCGAGACCGTGTTACCGGCCTTTATGAGCGAAGTGTCGGAGAGGATATTATACGGCTGGAATTCGAGAAAGGAAAGACAGGATGTCTTGTGCTCCTGGATTTTGATCATTTCAGAGAGCTGAATGAGCGCTATGGGATGGTCTTTGGGAATGCGGTCCTGGAGGAGACCGGACGTCAGATTCTTCTGATGAAGAAAGAGGTTCAGAAACGGAATGAGTTGGAGCAGAAGCGCATTACCGCTCTTCGCATGGGCGGAGATGAGATCCTCATATGGTTTTCTGAAATAAGGCCGGAAACTGCACAGGTATTCCTCAAAGAGCTTATTTCCCGTATAGATGAAATATATGATGGCAGGCGTTTTCCTTTAAGCTTTTCTGCCGGAATCAGCAGAAGGAAGGACGGAGAAGAATTTAAGGACTGTCTGTATGAAGCCGGGCGGGCTTTGGCCGCAGTAAAAGCCGGCGTCAGGAAAGGCATGGCTGTATTTGAGGAGCTGAGCGCAGATGAAATAAAGGCAGAGCGCCGGGAGATCAATGAGATCGCGGCACTTCCCTATTCAGATGCCAGGAACATGGTTTCTCATGTTTTTACCTTTTTCGACAAGGGAGGAGACATTTCCAACATTCTCCCTGTCCTGTTTGTGAAGCTGGGACGTTTCTATGGCGCGTCGGATATTGTGCTGACCTTGGTGGATATGGATTTCTGTACGTCTTATGTGAAATATCAATGGCATGACGTGCAGGGGGACCGGCAGGGCACTGGAGTCCGCCGGTTCAGCAGGCAGGAGTTTGAGGTTTTGACAGGTTTCTTCTCCGATGGGAGCAGAGAGTTTGGCGGAGAAAATGCCCTGAGCAGGGATGAATGCCGCTTCTTCGGCCTGGTATCCGGGAAGAACGGTATTTGCGTCCCGATGTACGACAGCGGAAACTATATCGGCGCGATCGCGTACGTATGCCGGGAGAACCAGCCTCTTTGGGCGGAAAAAGACAGGAGCGACCTCCAGGAGATCACGAAGATCATAGAGACCAATATCAACCGGGAGCGCTACGATATGGCGAGCAGAGCAAAAAGTGATTTTCTGTCCCGCATGTCTCATGAAATCCGTACTCCCATGAACGCGATCATCGGCATGACGGACATTGCCCGCCATGAGGTGAAGAAACCGGAGCGTCTGGAGGAATGTCTTGATAAGATTGACCGTTCTTCCCAGTTTTTACTGAGCCTGATCAATGATATTCTGGATATGTCAAAGATTGAGAGCGGAAAAATGAAGCTGGATATCAGGACCTTTGACATGGAGGAGCTGGCAGAGAGCGTAGCCGGCCTTATTGAACCGCAGGCAGAGGCCAAAAGGATTCAGTTCGTGCGCCGCGTGAGCCTGACGCATAAATGGCTGATGGGAGATCCTCTCCATTTAAGCCAGGTACTTGTGAACCTTTTGGGGAACGCGGTGAAATTCACTCCGGAGGGAGGAACCGTGACTCTTACGGTGGAACAGGAAGAGGTGCGGGGAAACAGCACGGGCATCCGCTTTTCTGTTAAGGATACTGGAATCGGCATTGAAAGGGAAAATTTCAAGAGAATATTTAACGCCTTTGAGCAGGCCGGGGACGATACCACGAAAGAATATGGAGGAACCGGGCTGGGACTTGCCATCAGCAGCAGCCTGATCCGGATGATGGGAGGGAATATCAGCCTGAACAGCCGTCCGGGGGAAGGGAGCAATTTCTATTTTAAGATATGTCTGAAGACCGGGCAGGAGGAAACTAAAAATCCGGAGAAAGAAAATACAGACAATGTGAGCTGCGAAGGAAAACGCCTGCTTTTGGTAGAGGACAATGAACTGAACATGGAGATTGCCAAGGTGCTGCTGGAAATGAACGGGTTCCTGGTAGAGACTGCCGAAAACGGGAAAATAGCTGTTGAACGGTTTGCAGGGCATGACGAGGACTATTATGACGCAATCCTCATGGACATCCGGATGCCGGTCATGGACGGGCTGGAAGCGGCAAGAGTCATTCGGCGCATGGACCGGCCGGATGCAGGTACCGTGCCAATAATCGCTATGACGGCCAATGCTTTCGATGAAGATATGAAAAAGTCCATTGAAAGCGGGATGAATGGACACCTGGCCAAGCCGATCGACATTGAGGAGCTGATCAGGACTCTGAAAAAAGTCATGAAATAA
- a CDS encoding putative NPN-dependent ornithine cyclodeaminase codes for MSFELLKYTAPDFTQKMFTEAPDAKWEPAPKDKVAPVTYHSTTIFPEYFKVNGNWLLAEESRMDCVAVYENGKIYVREFRNLKQGDLVFVGRTENCEDGIYVYTNGFNERGSSLDDSFAFRLGRSRETAFSKDYDHLYELLEYEREHGNILWVMGPACAFDADSRAAFSKLVMGGYVHGLLAGNALATHDLEGAYLKTALGQDIYTQESRPMGHYNHLDTINRVKYYGSIPKFIEGENIQDGIIYSCVKKDVPFVLVGSIRDDGPLPEVYANVYDGQNAMRDCVRKATTVICMATTLHSIAVGNMTPSFRVLPDGTVRQVYFYCVDIAEFAVNKLADRGSLSAKGIVTNVQDFVVNVSKGVKF; via the coding sequence ATGAGTTTTGAATTGCTTAAGTATACGGCGCCCGATTTTACCCAGAAGATGTTCACGGAGGCTCCGGATGCGAAATGGGAGCCCGCTCCAAAGGATAAGGTGGCGCCGGTAACATACCATTCCACCACCATTTTTCCGGAGTATTTCAAGGTGAACGGAAATTGGCTTTTGGCAGAAGAGAGCAGGATGGATTGTGTGGCGGTATATGAAAATGGAAAGATTTATGTCCGTGAGTTCAGAAACCTGAAACAAGGCGATCTTGTCTTTGTAGGCAGGACAGAGAACTGTGAGGACGGCATATATGTATATACCAATGGTTTTAATGAAAGGGGCAGCAGTCTGGACGATTCTTTCGCATTCCGCCTCGGCCGCTCCAGAGAAACTGCGTTTTCCAAGGACTATGACCATTTATATGAGCTTTTGGAATATGAGAGAGAGCATGGAAATATTCTGTGGGTGATGGGGCCGGCATGCGCCTTTGACGCCGATTCCAGAGCGGCTTTTTCCAAGCTGGTCATGGGCGGATATGTCCACGGCCTTCTTGCGGGTAATGCCCTGGCGACTCACGATCTGGAGGGCGCCTATCTGAAGACAGCCCTGGGCCAGGATATCTATACCCAGGAGAGCCGTCCTATGGGGCACTACAATCATCTGGACACCATAAACCGGGTGAAATATTATGGTTCCATTCCCAAATTCATCGAAGGGGAAAACATTCAGGACGGCATTATATACAGCTGTGTGAAAAAGGATGTGCCGTTTGTTCTGGTGGGTTCCATCCGTGACGATGGCCCTCTCCCGGAGGTCTATGCGAATGTTTATGACGGACAGAATGCCATGAGGGATTGTGTGCGTAAGGCGACGACGGTAATCTGTATGGCCACCACCCTTCATTCCATCGCCGTGGGGAATATGACACCGTCCTTCCGGGTGCTGCCCGACGGTACGGTGCGCCAGGTATATTTCTACTGTGTGGACATCGCCGAGTTTGCGGTAAATAAATTGGCAGACAGAGGAAGTCTGTCTGCCAAGGGAATCGTGACCAATGTACAGGATTTTGTCGTCAATGTGAGCAAGGGCGTGAAATTCTGA
- a CDS encoding ABC transporter permease, with protein MKVFKACLLIMKRHKGQILTYLILFMGIFIVISAFMSTKITPDFSETKPEFTIINRDKETALTEGLRGFLSDHGTEVNLDDKKDVLQDAMFYHATEYILIIPEGFDASLEAESPISLETASVPGTGDSYYLDNLVNQYWSFINTYQKTGLQMDDEVLAAKALESLALETSVATMRFSAGQPMDDAYYAYNRVQSYILLVLILLCVSSVTLSFKRPELQMRNLCAPTTVRAKNFGQFLYCGVVSLSVWLLLSVMGIILSAGRLAGTDWRLIGLMLLNSFLFSVTSLAISMLVSHFIKNSNTQNAFANFLGLALSFLGGAFVPLEFLSQSIQAFSRFTPVYWYSKAVTDIYSLTSLDSISLRPIWQAFGIELAFAAAILCVSLVLGKYKSKAENSFGSIRTELDS; from the coding sequence ATGAAAGTATTTAAAGCATGTTTGCTGATCATGAAACGTCACAAAGGGCAGATACTGACCTATCTGATCCTTTTCATGGGAATCTTCATAGTCATCTCCGCTTTTATGTCCACAAAGATCACGCCGGACTTCTCCGAGACCAAACCGGAGTTCACTATCATCAACCGCGATAAAGAAACGGCACTCACCGAAGGTCTCAGAGGCTTCCTTTCCGACCACGGCACGGAGGTGAATTTGGACGATAAAAAAGACGTCCTTCAGGACGCCATGTTTTATCATGCTACCGAATATATTCTGATCATCCCGGAGGGCTTTGATGCCTCCCTTGAGGCCGAATCGCCGATTTCACTGGAAACGGCTTCCGTTCCCGGCACCGGCGACAGTTACTACCTGGATAACCTGGTAAATCAATACTGGAGCTTCATAAACACCTATCAAAAGACCGGCCTCCAGATGGACGACGAGGTCCTGGCCGCCAAGGCCCTGGAGTCACTCGCCCTGGAGACCTCAGTGGCGACAATGCGTTTCTCTGCCGGGCAGCCGATGGATGACGCATATTACGCTTACAATAGGGTACAGAGCTACATCCTCCTGGTACTGATCCTTCTCTGTGTGAGCTCTGTGACCCTGTCCTTCAAGCGGCCCGAACTTCAGATGAGAAACCTATGCGCTCCCACCACCGTCCGGGCCAAAAATTTCGGACAGTTCCTTTACTGCGGCGTAGTCAGTCTTTCCGTATGGCTCCTTTTGAGCGTTATGGGAATCATCCTGTCCGCCGGCAGACTGGCCGGCACGGACTGGCGGCTGATAGGGCTGATGCTCTTAAACAGCTTCCTCTTCTCCGTGACCTCACTGGCGATTTCCATGCTGGTCAGCCATTTTATCAAAAACTCCAATACCCAGAATGCTTTCGCCAACTTCCTGGGCCTCGCCCTGAGCTTCCTGGGCGGAGCTTTTGTCCCGCTGGAATTTTTGAGTCAGAGCATCCAAGCCTTTTCAAGATTCACCCCGGTATACTGGTATTCAAAGGCCGTCACGGACATTTACAGCCTGACCTCGCTGGACAGCATTTCCCTTCGTCCGATCTGGCAGGCTTTCGGCATAGAGCTCGCCTTTGCCGCTGCCATCCTCTGTGTCTCCCTGGTTCTGGGAAAATACAAAAGCAAGGCGGAGAATTCCTTTGGAAGCATCCGAACAGAACTGGATTCCTGA
- a CDS encoding ABC transporter permease, giving the protein MFINIFGKRIKAALRNWSTLIWTWIFPIMLATLFFFAFSALDEADLLTVIPIGIVDNKEYGEDTVFRSALDSLSADGDDKLFEVTVYPSAEDAGKALENQDIDGYITLENTSPNLTVSDSGLNQTIIKSFLDQYSQTEHAITDILAENPGKASEISKLFDRESFTKEISLTKNPPSQTVNYFYALLAMVCMYGAFQGHESVSYLQANLSPLGARRTLSPAKRLPMVVYDLLASFAVHVLCLMMLVAYIVLVLGVDFGSNLWMVILTCGLGSLLGIAFGALISAATKFKEGMKVALIITITMVCSYGAGLMVSGINYTIAQKLPVLSWLNPAARIADSFYCLYYYDDLSKYFLNLGILAAMTFTMFIITAFFLRRQRYESI; this is encoded by the coding sequence ATGTTTATCAATATATTTGGAAAACGGATCAAAGCCGCGCTCCGGAACTGGAGCACCCTCATATGGACCTGGATCTTCCCCATAATGCTGGCCACTCTGTTCTTCTTCGCTTTTTCCGCCCTCGACGAGGCGGACCTTCTGACTGTGATTCCAATTGGAATCGTGGATAACAAGGAATACGGAGAGGATACCGTCTTTCGCTCTGCGCTGGATTCCCTGTCCGCGGATGGAGATGATAAGCTTTTCGAAGTAACGGTATATCCATCGGCAGAGGACGCTGGAAAGGCCCTGGAAAACCAGGATATCGACGGCTATATCACTTTGGAAAACACTTCTCCGAATCTCACCGTGTCCGACAGCGGACTCAACCAGACCATTATCAAAAGCTTTTTAGACCAGTACAGTCAGACAGAGCATGCGATCACTGACATTCTCGCAGAAAATCCGGGAAAAGCCTCAGAGATCTCAAAGCTTTTTGACAGAGAATCCTTCACCAAGGAAATCTCTCTGACTAAGAACCCTCCCTCCCAGACGGTCAACTATTTTTATGCTCTGCTTGCCATGGTCTGCATGTACGGTGCTTTCCAGGGACATGAAAGTGTGTCCTATCTGCAGGCCAACCTGTCTCCTTTAGGCGCCAGGCGGACCTTGTCGCCGGCAAAGCGGCTTCCTATGGTGGTCTATGATCTGCTGGCGTCCTTCGCCGTGCATGTTCTCTGTCTGATGATGCTGGTCGCCTATATTGTACTGGTGCTCGGAGTGGATTTCGGATCCAATCTGTGGATGGTGATCCTCACCTGCGGCCTGGGAAGCCTTCTGGGCATCGCCTTCGGTGCGCTCATATCCGCCGCGACAAAATTCAAGGAAGGCATGAAGGTGGCGCTCATCATTACCATCACCATGGTCTGCAGCTACGGCGCCGGTCTGATGGTCTCCGGTATCAATTATACGATCGCCCAGAAGCTTCCTGTGCTGTCCTGGCTGAATCCTGCAGCCCGAATCGCGGATTCCTTCTATTGTCTGTATTATTACGACGATCTCAGCAAATATTTCCTGAACCTGGGAATCCTGGCCGCCATGACTTTCACCATGTTCATCATCACCGCATTTTTCCTGAGGAGGCAGCGTTATGAAAGTATTTAA
- a CDS encoding ABC transporter ATP-binding protein — MIEVKNLVKRYGSLVALDHFNLEVRDGEIFGLLGPNGSGKTTAINCMLSLLKYDKGEVSLFQEPMSPTNYESKRKIGIVPQNVAVFNELTVYENIDYFCGLYIPEKNKRRPLVEEAIEFAGLKEYRKFLPKKLSGGLIRRLNIACGIAHKPQLIFLDEPTVAVDPQSRNNILEGIKALNAGGATIVYTSHYMEEVEQLCSRIMIMDKGREVATGTKEELTAMINTGEKLTVEIYSLPLRILEQIRSLEDVIKAEYSDSHLSAECKSGGHAIIEVLDLLRQNNLKFGQIYSEPPTLNDVFLEITGKQLRD, encoded by the coding sequence ATGATAGAAGTTAAAAATCTGGTAAAACGATATGGCAGCCTGGTGGCCCTGGATCATTTTAACCTGGAAGTCCGGGACGGAGAAATCTTCGGCCTGCTCGGACCCAACGGCAGCGGCAAAACCACCGCCATCAACTGTATGCTTTCTCTGCTGAAATATGATAAAGGAGAGGTTTCCCTGTTCCAAGAGCCCATGTCTCCGACCAACTATGAGAGTAAAAGGAAAATTGGGATCGTCCCTCAGAACGTAGCCGTATTCAACGAACTGACCGTCTATGAAAACATCGATTATTTCTGCGGCCTTTATATTCCCGAAAAAAACAAACGCAGGCCTCTTGTGGAAGAAGCCATTGAATTTGCCGGGCTCAAGGAATACCGGAAGTTTCTTCCAAAGAAACTTTCTGGCGGTCTTATCCGGCGTTTGAACATCGCCTGCGGAATCGCCCATAAACCCCAGCTTATTTTCTTGGATGAGCCGACCGTAGCCGTAGACCCCCAGAGCAGGAACAACATATTAGAGGGCATCAAGGCGCTCAATGCCGGCGGCGCTACCATCGTTTATACCTCTCACTACATGGAGGAAGTGGAACAGCTCTGTTCTCGGATCATGATCATGGATAAAGGACGGGAAGTGGCTACCGGAACGAAAGAGGAGCTGACCGCCATGATCAACACCGGTGAAAAGCTGACCGTAGAAATCTACAGTCTGCCCCTCCGGATCCTGGAGCAAATTCGTTCACTGGAAGACGTAATAAAAGCAGAATATTCCGACAGCCATCTGTCCGCCGAGTGCAAAAGCGGAGGTCACGCCATCATCGAGGTCCTGGACCTGCTGCGGCAGAACAATCTGAAATTCGGACAGATCTATTCTGAGCCGCCCACGCTGAATGATGTGTTCCTGGAAATAACCGGAAAACAGCTTCGGGATTAG
- a CDS encoding DUF554 domain-containing protein: protein MILTGVGVNTAAIVIGALAGILLRKRISSELGDFLGQGLGICVIYVGIKGSLAGENTMITILSMVIGGILGHSLDFDRHMEHLGIYAQKKLRQGDGSSRFAEGFVSYSLLVCVGAMAIVGSMQSGMNNNHEILFSKALIDGVMAVVMAAALGIGVGFAAIPVFLYEGVITLASSFVAVYLTENVINEMACAGSLLIIMLGLNMMKLTKIKVANYLLTPFIPIILCQLWPK from the coding sequence ATGATATTGACAGGTGTAGGCGTAAATACGGCAGCTATAGTTATTGGAGCGCTGGCAGGCATTTTACTGCGAAAAAGGATCTCATCGGAGCTGGGCGATTTTCTGGGTCAGGGATTGGGAATCTGTGTAATCTATGTGGGAATAAAAGGTTCTCTGGCAGGGGAAAATACCATGATTACCATATTATCCATGGTAATCGGAGGTATACTGGGGCATTCCCTTGACTTTGACAGACATATGGAGCATTTGGGCATTTATGCACAGAAAAAGCTGAGACAAGGCGACGGGAGCAGCCGCTTTGCCGAGGGATTTGTGAGTTATTCCCTGCTGGTGTGCGTGGGGGCAATGGCGATTGTCGGTTCCATGCAAAGTGGAATGAACAATAACCATGAGATTTTGTTTTCCAAGGCTCTGATCGACGGGGTGATGGCTGTGGTGATGGCGGCTGCTTTGGGAATCGGAGTCGGATTCGCAGCCATACCGGTCTTTCTGTATGAGGGCGTTATCACGCTGGCGTCCAGCTTTGTCGCAGTGTATCTGACAGAGAATGTTATAAACGAGATGGCCTGCGCGGGCAGCCTGCTGATTATTATGCTGGGGCTTAATATGATGAAGCTGACTAAGATAAAGGTAGCCAATTATCTGCTGACGCCTTTTATACCGATTATTCTCTGCCAATTGTGGCCGAAGTGA